The following proteins are co-located in the Spirosoma montaniterrae genome:
- a CDS encoding tetratricopeptide repeat protein, with product MRLRLFLVVSILVCAGVSSLLAQPDAARNTVDRHLARAEQLTSSQPEQALTAAKTALTLAKRNHLALSEGKAYQLLTRIHAERSEYTRALEASKAGIAIFIKLGEHKETCKMYIGLGIINRYLKQYSASVEANVRAEKIAQEHGFSPQLAAIYGNLGNVYFDQEDYDRALQYHLKSLQINQTLGDEQGVGNTFHNLGMVYRIRKQYDKALEYYNRSLAVDLKNNDKRNIAISYLDLTRLFLEQKRFGEALPYAQKALTTARHFQAKHLEEQALSLLPIIHAALSNQEQALSFYELYNHLSDSLRSAELSKQIADMQARYQGEQKDRELSVQKLRLEAQQASLSQQRTLIVALIALALLSGLIGYLLFNRYKLRQRNKQLLLENEQYQLSRSLQLRQEVDETINYFATSLYGKNTVDEILWDVAKNCIARLGFVDCVIYLLNDDQTALIQKAAYGNKNPEAYAIFNPIEIPLGEGIVGSVARTGRPEIVADTTHDPRYVVDDEIRYSELAVPLLLQNKVIGVIDSEHPERGFFKEYHREALQTIAAICSSKIAQALADEEAKKAKILQIEAEYMRKLDQVKSQFFANISHEFRTPLQLILAPLQKREAISPEETHMMERNANRLLRLVNQLLDLAKAEMGMLTLNRQRGHLIRFLRQTAQYFQPMAASKQITYQIDLPDTEWVADFDRDKLEKIVYNLLSNAIKFTPAGGGVTLSANIEPATGLRLVVSDTGIGIPESLQTRIFDRFYQVDPSRTRTFEGSGLGLALTKELVDLCEGSINVASQPGLGTTFVVWLPLKGDVAQVADGLQVTMPAAFTGQPLHSDVAASESLAENQQTDVSQEDKPTLLLVEDHPELNDYLRQQLADRFRVVQAMRGDEGLQLARQVIPDLIISDVMMPVMDGFAMTRHLKEDDLTSHIPVILLTAKDDVDSRKEGFEGGAEQYLAKPFALDELVARINSLLTQRDVLRKKYSREVIMQPTGAPIRDREAEFLEKTIRIIDEHMADERFSVETLQREMGMSRMQLHRKLKALTNQSASDFIRYIRLQRAADLLKQPGIQITEAAYLSGFTHLSYFAKCFKEQFGVLPSEYVRQKEVKATDL from the coding sequence ATGCGTTTACGCCTATTTCTGGTAGTTTCCATTCTCGTCTGCGCCGGGGTTTCGTCGTTGCTGGCACAGCCTGATGCCGCACGGAATACAGTAGATCGGCACCTCGCACGAGCTGAGCAACTCACTTCTTCCCAACCCGAACAAGCCCTGACTGCTGCGAAAACCGCCCTGACACTGGCAAAAAGAAATCACCTCGCATTATCTGAAGGGAAAGCGTACCAACTCCTGACTCGCATCCATGCCGAACGTAGTGAATATACCCGCGCCCTTGAAGCGAGCAAGGCGGGAATCGCTATTTTCATAAAGCTGGGCGAGCACAAGGAAACCTGCAAAATGTACATCGGGTTGGGCATCATAAACCGGTATCTCAAGCAGTATTCTGCCAGTGTCGAAGCCAACGTGCGGGCGGAAAAAATAGCGCAGGAGCATGGATTTAGCCCGCAATTAGCGGCTATTTATGGCAACCTCGGCAATGTTTACTTCGACCAGGAAGACTACGACCGTGCACTGCAATACCATCTGAAATCACTCCAGATCAATCAGACGCTCGGCGACGAACAGGGAGTGGGGAATACGTTCCATAACCTGGGCATGGTCTATCGTATCCGAAAGCAGTACGACAAAGCACTGGAGTACTACAACCGGTCGCTCGCCGTTGACCTTAAAAATAATGATAAGCGTAACATAGCCATTTCGTATCTCGACCTTACCCGGCTGTTTCTTGAGCAGAAACGCTTTGGGGAGGCACTGCCCTACGCACAGAAAGCGTTGACGACAGCCCGCCATTTCCAGGCGAAACACCTTGAAGAACAGGCACTATCGCTACTGCCTATTATCCACGCAGCCTTAAGCAATCAAGAACAGGCCCTGAGCTTTTATGAGCTATATAACCACCTGTCAGACAGCTTACGGTCGGCGGAGTTATCAAAGCAGATTGCGGATATGCAGGCGCGATATCAGGGCGAACAGAAAGACCGCGAACTGAGCGTGCAGAAACTCCGTCTGGAAGCCCAGCAGGCGTCGCTCAGCCAGCAGCGCACGCTCATCGTCGCGCTCATTGCCTTAGCCCTGCTGAGTGGGCTGATTGGCTATCTGCTGTTTAATCGGTATAAGCTCCGGCAGCGCAATAAGCAACTTTTGCTGGAAAACGAACAATACCAGCTTTCGCGAAGTCTGCAACTCCGGCAGGAAGTTGACGAAACAATCAACTACTTCGCTACGTCGCTCTATGGCAAAAACACGGTAGACGAAATACTGTGGGACGTGGCTAAAAACTGCATTGCCCGGCTGGGCTTCGTCGATTGCGTAATCTACCTGCTCAACGATGACCAAACGGCCCTCATTCAGAAAGCCGCCTATGGCAATAAAAACCCGGAAGCTTACGCTATTTTCAACCCGATAGAAATTCCGCTTGGCGAAGGCATTGTAGGGAGCGTAGCCCGAACGGGCAGGCCCGAAATTGTAGCTGATACTACGCATGACCCGCGCTATGTCGTGGACGACGAAATACGCTACTCGGAACTGGCCGTACCGCTGTTGCTTCAGAACAAGGTTATCGGCGTAATCGACTCGGAGCATCCTGAGAGAGGTTTTTTTAAGGAATACCACCGGGAAGCCCTGCAAACCATTGCGGCCATCTGTAGCAGTAAAATTGCGCAGGCTCTGGCCGATGAAGAAGCGAAAAAGGCCAAAATTCTGCAAATCGAAGCAGAATATATGCGGAAATTAGACCAGGTAAAGTCGCAGTTTTTTGCCAACATTTCGCACGAGTTTCGCACCCCACTTCAACTGATTCTGGCCCCGCTGCAAAAACGGGAAGCCATCAGCCCCGAAGAAACCCACATGATGGAACGTAACGCCAACCGACTGCTCCGGTTGGTGAATCAACTGCTCGATCTGGCAAAGGCCGAAATGGGGATGCTCACCCTGAACCGGCAACGGGGTCATCTGATTCGCTTTCTTCGGCAGACGGCGCAGTACTTCCAGCCGATGGCTGCGAGTAAGCAGATAACGTATCAAATTGACTTGCCCGACACCGAATGGGTGGCGGATTTCGACCGCGATAAGCTCGAAAAAATTGTGTATAACCTGCTGTCCAACGCCATCAAGTTTACCCCGGCGGGGGGAGGGGTAACGCTATCTGCCAACATAGAACCGGCTACCGGCCTTCGGCTGGTGGTCAGCGACACGGGCATCGGCATTCCCGAATCGCTGCAAACCCGCATCTTCGACCGCTTCTACCAGGTTGATCCCTCACGAACGCGAACGTTTGAGGGTAGCGGCCTGGGGCTGGCGTTGACCAAAGAATTGGTCGATTTGTGCGAAGGCTCGATCAACGTAGCGAGTCAGCCCGGTCTGGGCACCACCTTCGTAGTCTGGTTGCCGCTGAAAGGCGACGTAGCACAGGTGGCAGACGGCCTACAGGTAACGATGCCCGCTGCGTTTACCGGGCAACCCCTCCACAGCGACGTAGCTGCTTCTGAATCATTGGCAGAGAACCAGCAAACCGATGTCAGTCAGGAGGATAAGCCCACGCTGCTGCTGGTGGAAGACCACCCTGAATTGAACGATTACCTCCGCCAGCAACTCGCCGACCGTTTCCGGGTTGTGCAGGCCATGCGGGGCGACGAAGGATTGCAACTGGCTCGTCAGGTAATTCCCGACCTGATTATCTCCGACGTAATGATGCCGGTGATGGACGGTTTTGCGATGACCCGTCACCTGAAAGAAGACGATCTCACCAGCCACATACCAGTTATTCTGCTGACGGCCAAAGACGATGTCGATTCGCGCAAAGAAGGCTTTGAGGGCGGGGCCGAGCAGTACTTAGCCAAGCCGTTTGCACTGGACGAACTGGTAGCCCGTATAAACAGCCTGCTTACCCAGCGCGATGTGTTGCGCAAGAAATACAGCCGGGAAGTGATCATGCAACCGACAGGCGCACCCATCCGCGACCGGGAGGCCGAGTTTCTGGAGAAAACCATCCGCATCATCGACGAACACATGGCCGATGAGCGGTTCAGCGTGGAGACCCTTCAGAGAGAAATGGGCATGAGTCGGATGCAGTTGCACCGCAAGCTGAAGGCTCTCACCAACCAGTCGGCCTCCGATTTTATCCGCTACATCCGGCTTCAACGGGCCGCCGACCTGTTGAAGCAACCCGGCATTCAAATTACTGAAGCCGCTTATCTGTCTGGGTTCACGCACCTTTCCTACTTCGCCAAATGCTTTAAAGAACAGTTTGGTGTGTTGCCGTCTGAGTACGTCAGGCAGAAGGAAGTGAAGGCTACAGATTTGTAA
- a CDS encoding T9SS type A sorting domain-containing protein produces MNPIKLLLFILLCPVGVPVLAQKMVPHSFRYQADTSDRATTGRDQLRFLTRVTQPNTTFLRLYFAGTQLGEGSYLVLDGTDGTRQELRKQDLENWRYSSAYFNGQSVNVSLFTAPGDQNMVSISGMKVSDELARLASNDRQPAQTQPGARQAVSTPASLTETYSHAKAVGRFTDGVEAAGTGWIAPNGAIVTLSGGYDVIEFNVPPSVGTTVQHPAPQDQYPVNYGNTAEGTHKFVFKGEGWISKVSWKVVEALPNNITGLRPGERQQEYFRIAKNPSNYILDKLKDASVDLFHYGTYNGPVLEGNLNFKNLQLTQTSLQKQNNSLDYDLPYASDDRDLFVVYSTNYLAYGAPIAYEGSNVAIGVHDRSNEGKNPAVGPGFQSDSFRNGLARFFSDKSAYVDLEGLYDQPTGEIHRPYLTVQQAAQHTPDDYTVYIAKGTYPGAVTFNQPLTLRAPVGKVVIGSANGRGRRAAESSVARNVAMAESMGNQSRLENPEMIARVRAYPNPFREQTEIKYPFAEGGPVSVNILNTAGVSVATFNLSNVATDSNGVQWNGTDQRGMPVPAGLYIINVNNGRQTFTTKVLKQ; encoded by the coding sequence ATGAATCCAATCAAACTCTTGCTCTTCATTCTGCTCTGCCCGGTCGGTGTGCCGGTGCTGGCTCAGAAAATGGTGCCGCATTCGTTTCGGTATCAAGCCGATACGTCGGACCGTGCCACGACAGGCCGTGACCAACTCCGGTTTCTGACGCGGGTGACGCAGCCCAACACGACCTTTCTGCGGCTGTATTTTGCCGGTACGCAACTCGGCGAAGGCAGTTATCTGGTGCTCGACGGCACCGATGGCACCCGGCAGGAACTCAGAAAACAGGACCTCGAAAACTGGCGGTACAGCTCGGCCTATTTCAACGGCCAATCGGTGAATGTATCGTTGTTCACAGCTCCCGGCGACCAAAACATGGTCAGTATCAGTGGTATGAAAGTGAGCGACGAATTGGCACGCTTAGCCAGCAATGACCGTCAGCCAGCGCAAACGCAGCCGGGTGCGCGGCAGGCGGTTTCTACCCCGGCGAGCCTCACCGAAACCTACTCCCACGCAAAGGCCGTGGGGCGGTTTACTGACGGGGTGGAGGCCGCCGGTACGGGCTGGATTGCGCCCAACGGGGCCATCGTGACCCTAAGTGGTGGCTACGATGTGATTGAATTCAACGTACCCCCTTCAGTTGGAACCACCGTCCAACACCCGGCCCCTCAGGACCAGTACCCGGTAAATTACGGTAATACCGCTGAAGGCACTCATAAGTTTGTCTTTAAAGGAGAGGGTTGGATCTCGAAAGTGAGTTGGAAAGTTGTGGAGGCACTTCCAAATAACATCACAGGGCTAAGGCCGGGCGAACGCCAACAGGAGTACTTTCGGATTGCCAAAAACCCAAGCAATTATATCCTTGACAAACTGAAGGACGCGTCGGTCGACCTGTTTCATTATGGAACTTACAATGGCCCTGTTCTGGAAGGCAATTTAAATTTCAAAAATCTACAGTTGACGCAAACGTCCCTGCAGAAGCAGAACAACTCCCTGGACTATGACCTCCCCTACGCAAGTGACGACCGTGACCTGTTCGTGGTGTATTCCACGAATTACCTGGCCTATGGTGCTCCTATTGCTTACGAGGGTTCCAACGTAGCCATCGGTGTACACGACCGCAGCAACGAGGGAAAAAATCCCGCCGTTGGCCCTGGTTTTCAGAGCGACAGTTTTCGGAATGGCCTCGCCCGGTTCTTTTCCGACAAATCAGCTTATGTGGACCTTGAAGGTCTATATGACCAGCCTACGGGCGAGATTCACAGGCCCTACCTCACGGTGCAGCAGGCGGCTCAACACACACCCGACGATTATACAGTGTATATCGCCAAGGGTACGTATCCGGGGGCGGTCACGTTCAACCAGCCCCTAACGCTACGGGCACCGGTCGGTAAGGTCGTCATCGGTTCGGCGAATGGCAGGGGTCGGCGGGCGGCTGAATCATCCGTTGCCCGAAACGTAGCGATGGCTGAAAGCATGGGCAACCAGTCGCGGCTCGAAAACCCGGAAATGATTGCGCGGGTGCGGGCGTATCCGAATCCGTTCCGCGAGCAGACCGAAATAAAATACCCGTTTGCGGAGGGAGGCCCCGTTTCGGTGAACATACTCAATACGGCGGGTGTATCCGTCGCAACGTTCAACCTCAGCAACGTAGCAACAGACTCGAATGGCGTACAATGGAACGGTACTGACCAACGTGGAATGCCAGTACCCGCCGGGTTGTATATCATTAACGTGAACAACGGTCGTCAGACGTTCACGACCAAGGTACTTAAACAGTGA
- a CDS encoding GNAT family N-acetyltransferase, with the protein MNVEIRKLMPDDVASFMELIHLFRDVLETDKVTSARPEHLQRLLARPDFLVFGAWSDKQVVGGLTAYVLTQYYSEKPVVYLYDIAVSEPFQRKGIATELLTKLTQYCRSLGVEEVFVQAYQEDTEAVSFYRATGGAAMSVIHFTYPLHEHI; encoded by the coding sequence ATGAATGTCGAAATCAGAAAATTGATGCCCGATGACGTAGCGTCGTTTATGGAACTCATTCATCTGTTCCGCGACGTTCTCGAAACCGATAAAGTAACGAGTGCCCGGCCCGAACACCTACAACGTCTGTTGGCCCGCCCCGATTTTCTTGTTTTTGGGGCGTGGTCCGACAAGCAGGTCGTTGGTGGGCTAACGGCCTACGTACTAACGCAGTATTATTCGGAAAAGCCAGTGGTTTATCTGTATGATATTGCCGTTAGCGAACCGTTTCAGCGGAAGGGAATTGCTACGGAGTTACTGACGAAGTTGACTCAATACTGCCGTAGTCTGGGTGTGGAGGAAGTATTTGTACAAGCCTATCAGGAAGACACAGAGGCCGTTAGCTTTTACCGGGCAACGGGCGGTGCTGCCATGTCGGTCATTCATTTTACGTATCCACTGCATGAACATATATAA
- a CDS encoding flavin reductase family protein — MTQTIDPADLQPQEFYRLLNSTVAPRPIAFVSTVSQEGHVNLAPYSFFNMFGFNPPILVFSPTRNRHGHKKHSLLNVEEVPEVVINVVSHAMVEQTSLASAEFDRHVSEFTKAGFTELPSERVKPPRVAEALVSFECRVRQLLPVGDGPGAGTLVICEVILAHVNPAILTEKGTIDPHRLDLVGRLGGDWYVRASHDALFEVGRPQMGAGVDALPANVRQSNILTGNDLGKLGSIRTLPTADDVAAYRASGVLNELFDEARTGCQYLPDLLHLRAKQLLAENNVQEAWLTLLSITA, encoded by the coding sequence ATGACACAAACCATCGACCCCGCCGACTTACAACCGCAGGAATTTTATCGGCTGCTCAACAGTACCGTAGCTCCCCGGCCCATTGCCTTCGTCAGTACCGTTAGCCAGGAAGGACACGTTAATCTGGCTCCGTACAGTTTTTTTAATATGTTCGGGTTCAACCCGCCGATTCTGGTGTTTTCGCCCACCCGCAATCGGCACGGTCATAAGAAGCATTCGTTGCTCAACGTCGAAGAAGTACCCGAAGTGGTTATCAACGTGGTCAGTCATGCAATGGTAGAGCAAACGTCGCTGGCGAGCGCGGAATTCGACCGGCACGTGAGCGAGTTTACCAAAGCCGGATTTACCGAACTGCCTTCTGAGCGCGTGAAGCCGCCCCGCGTGGCCGAAGCACTCGTGTCGTTCGAGTGCCGGGTGAGGCAGTTGCTGCCGGTAGGCGACGGCCCCGGTGCCGGAACGCTCGTCATCTGTGAGGTGATACTGGCGCACGTCAATCCCGCCATTTTAACGGAGAAAGGCACCATCGACCCGCACAGGCTCGATTTGGTTGGGCGGCTTGGGGGCGACTGGTACGTGCGGGCCAGCCACGACGCCCTGTTTGAAGTAGGTCGCCCGCAGATGGGCGCAGGCGTCGATGCCCTGCCCGCCAACGTCCGCCAAAGCAACATTCTGACCGGCAACGACCTCGGTAAGCTCGGCAGCATCAGGACACTCCCCACCGCCGACGACGTAGCCGCCTACCGTGCATCGGGTGTGCTGAACGAGTTGTTCGACGAAGCCCGCACGGGTTGTCAGTACCTCCCTGACCTGCTGCACCTTCGCGCTAAACAGTTGCTGGCCGAAAACAACGTTCAGGAAGCGTGGCTGACGCTACTGTCGATTACGGCTTAG
- the fahA gene encoding fumarylacetoacetase, which yields MYGIFSYDIGSPRVGYKHGQQILDLEIVGLLGFFKDLGFDPAVFARPALNQFIALGKPIWQAVGERIRHLLSDDESALNDVRAQVLIHEDRARLHLPVRIGDYTDFYAGIYHAENVGRMFRPNGEPLLPNYRHLPVAYHGRASSIVVSGTPIRRPSGQMSGVDGQPVFGPSQALDFELEVGLIIGKSNPLGEPVPIAEAEDYIFGITLFNDWSARDIQRWEYQPLGPFLGKNFGSSLSAWVVPLIDLEPFRVAGPVQEPTPLPYLQTARDGHFDLQVEVALRPLDGDEMIISRTNTRHLYWSFAQMVAHHTVNGCNLNIGDVLATGTISGPDPGGYGSLLELSWNGNRPLRLSDGSQRTFLQDGDTVTLRGWGNKNGVRIDLDEVTGSILPVFRPAKHPQAIQ from the coding sequence ATGTACGGCATTTTTAGTTACGACATCGGCAGCCCGCGCGTGGGCTATAAACACGGTCAGCAGATTCTTGATCTGGAAATTGTAGGGCTATTAGGGTTTTTCAAAGACCTCGGTTTCGACCCGGCAGTATTTGCCCGGCCCGCACTCAACCAATTTATTGCGTTGGGCAAACCCATCTGGCAGGCCGTGGGCGAACGAATCCGGCACCTGCTTAGCGACGATGAGTCGGCCCTGAACGACGTTCGGGCGCAGGTGCTAATTCACGAAGACCGGGCGCGGCTGCACCTGCCGGTTCGCATCGGCGATTACACTGATTTTTACGCGGGTATCTACCACGCCGAAAACGTAGGCCGCATGTTCCGGCCCAACGGCGAACCGCTGCTGCCCAACTATCGGCATTTGCCTGTGGCGTATCATGGTCGTGCATCGAGCATCGTCGTATCCGGCACACCCATACGCCGACCGTCGGGGCAGATGTCGGGGGTTGATGGGCAACCCGTTTTCGGACCATCTCAGGCTCTTGATTTCGAACTGGAAGTAGGGTTGATTATTGGCAAAAGCAACCCGCTGGGCGAGCCGGTGCCGATTGCCGAAGCTGAAGACTATATTTTTGGCATTACCCTGTTCAACGACTGGTCGGCACGCGACATTCAGCGGTGGGAATATCAGCCGCTGGGTCCGTTTCTGGGTAAAAACTTCGGGTCGAGTTTGTCGGCGTGGGTGGTGCCGCTGATCGATCTGGAGCCGTTTCGGGTGGCTGGCCCCGTGCAGGAGCCAACGCCCCTACCCTACCTGCAAACCGCCCGCGACGGGCATTTTGATTTACAGGTAGAAGTAGCTCTCCGGCCATTGGACGGTGATGAAATGATAATCAGTCGTACCAATACCCGGCATCTGTATTGGAGTTTCGCGCAGATGGTGGCGCACCATACCGTCAACGGCTGCAACCTGAACATCGGCGACGTGCTGGCAACCGGCACTATCTCCGGCCCTGACCCCGGCGGCTATGGTTCGCTGCTTGAACTAAGCTGGAACGGCAACCGCCCGCTCAGGCTCTCCGATGGTTCACAACGCACGTTTTTGCAGGACGGCGACACTGTGACGCTGCGCGGCTGGGGAAATAAAAACGGGGTTCGGATTGACCTCGACGAAGTGACAGGTAGTATTTTGCCTGTGTTTCGACCTGCTAAACACCCACAGGCTATCCAATAG
- a CDS encoding MarR family winged helix-turn-helix transcriptional regulator yields MTHPSDKRAYFFKIDTTIKKIRNALQKQFNDAGFDLTVDQWVLIDHLYRNPGISQNMLAEMTTKDAPTVTRIIDLLSQKGLTERRMAEDDRRKFSVYLTEAGEAKYSEVLPVVSAIRRKGWGDLSDDDYQHFVRIMDQIYQNFSE; encoded by the coding sequence ATGACGCACCCCTCCGACAAACGTGCCTACTTTTTCAAGATTGACACCACAATCAAGAAAATTCGAAATGCCCTGCAAAAACAGTTTAACGACGCTGGTTTCGACCTGACCGTCGATCAGTGGGTATTAATCGACCACCTCTACCGGAATCCCGGTATCAGCCAGAATATGCTGGCCGAGATGACCACCAAAGACGCGCCGACGGTAACGCGCATCATCGACCTGCTGAGTCAGAAGGGCCTGACCGAACGGCGCATGGCCGAAGACGACCGGCGCAAGTTTTCGGTGTATCTGACCGAAGCGGGCGAGGCTAAATATAGTGAGGTGCTGCCCGTGGTATCGGCTATTCGGCGCAAAGGCTGGGGCGATCTAAGCGACGATGATTACCAGCACTTTGTACGCATCATGGATCAGATTTATCAGAATTTTAGCGAGTGA
- the phhA gene encoding phenylalanine 4-monooxygenase, translating into MNTRRDARFCVSTTGWVVADAQETQRVASLQIHTMIQNYSKYTADDQAVWRTLYERQMELLPGRASQTYMDGILASGFPDVRIPDFENMLNPRLQPITGWQVVAVPGLIPNRDFFELMADRKFPATTWLRTRDQLDYLPEPDMFHDTFGHVPVLTNQHFCDFLQELSRIALGHVENPDAIDMISRLYWYTVEFGLIREPEGLRIYGGGILSSPGETVYSLESDVPKRHPYDVATLLQTPYIIDRFQERYFVIDSFEQLFHSIPEIEETLERQLAVNSQQPTVNI; encoded by the coding sequence ATGAACACGCGTAGAGACGCAAGATTTTGCGTCTCTACAACCGGATGGGTTGTTGCTGACGCACAGGAGACGCAAAGGGTTGCGTCTCTACAAATACATACCATGATCCAAAACTATTCTAAATACACAGCCGACGATCAGGCGGTTTGGCGGACGCTCTACGAGCGGCAGATGGAACTGCTGCCGGGGCGGGCGAGTCAGACATACATGGACGGGATTCTGGCGTCGGGATTCCCGGACGTGCGTATTCCCGATTTCGAGAATATGCTGAATCCGCGCTTGCAACCCATTACGGGCTGGCAGGTGGTGGCCGTGCCGGGCCTGATTCCCAATCGCGATTTCTTCGAGCTGATGGCTGACCGCAAGTTTCCGGCCACGACCTGGCTCCGCACCCGCGATCAGCTCGATTACCTGCCCGAACCCGATATGTTTCACGACACCTTCGGCCATGTGCCGGTACTGACGAATCAGCATTTCTGCGATTTCTTGCAGGAATTGAGCCGTATCGCACTCGGACACGTTGAAAACCCCGACGCCATCGACATGATTTCGCGGCTGTACTGGTACACGGTCGAGTTCGGGCTGATTCGGGAACCGGAGGGGCTGCGGATTTATGGCGGGGGCATTCTGTCGTCGCCGGGTGAGACGGTGTATAGTCTGGAAAGCGACGTGCCGAAGCGGCACCCGTATGACGTGGCAACGCTGCTCCAAACGCCGTACATCATCGACCGTTTTCAGGAGCGATATTTTGTCATCGACTCGTTTGAACAACTCTTCCATTCCATCCCGGAAATTGAGGAAACGCTTGAAAGACAGTTAGCAGTGAACAGCCAGCAACCAACAGTGAACATCTAA
- the hppD gene encoding 4-hydroxyphenylpyruvate dioxygenase, producing the protein METLELLKPQSAEGIDFLPLNGTDYLELYVGNARQSAHYFQTAFGFQPVAHAGLSTGLRDRESFMVQQDKIRLVLTSPLHGDTEIGRHIDRHGDGVRVVALWVDDATRAFDETTKRGAKPFMPPTREEDTHGYVVRSGIHTYGDTVHIFVERGAYNGIFLPGYEAWNPTYRPADAGLKYVDHMVGNVGWNEMNQWMQFYQDVMGFQQLVSFDDKDISTEYTALMSKVMSNGNGRVKFPINEPAEGKKKSQIEEYLDFYGGPGVQHIAVATDNIVETVLTLRERGVEFLTVPDTYYDNLLDRVGQIDEEIATLRPLGVLVDRDDEGYLLQIFTKPICPRPTLFFEIIQRKGARSFGKGNFKALFEAIEREQALRGTL; encoded by the coding sequence ATGGAAACACTCGAACTTCTCAAACCCCAATCCGCCGAAGGCATTGATTTCCTGCCGCTCAATGGCACCGATTACCTCGAACTGTACGTAGGCAATGCCCGGCAGTCGGCACACTACTTTCAGACCGCGTTTGGCTTTCAGCCGGTGGCCCACGCAGGGCTATCGACCGGCCTGCGCGACCGCGAATCATTCATGGTGCAGCAGGACAAAATCCGGCTTGTGCTAACCTCGCCCCTGCACGGCGATACGGAAATTGGTCGCCACATCGACCGGCACGGCGATGGCGTTCGGGTGGTGGCGTTGTGGGTCGATGATGCCACGCGGGCATTTGACGAGACCACCAAACGCGGAGCCAAACCGTTTATGCCGCCCACGCGTGAGGAAGACACGCACGGTTACGTAGTGCGTTCGGGCATTCACACCTACGGCGACACGGTGCATATTTTTGTGGAACGCGGGGCATACAACGGGATTTTCCTGCCCGGCTACGAAGCCTGGAATCCTACGTACCGGCCCGCTGATGCAGGCTTGAAATACGTTGATCACATGGTAGGTAACGTAGGCTGGAACGAGATGAACCAGTGGATGCAGTTCTACCAGGACGTAATGGGCTTTCAGCAACTCGTATCGTTCGATGACAAAGACATTTCGACCGAGTACACGGCTCTGATGAGCAAGGTGATGAGCAACGGCAACGGGCGCGTGAAGTTCCCGATCAACGAACCCGCCGAGGGCAAGAAGAAATCGCAAATCGAAGAATACCTCGATTTCTACGGCGGGCCGGGCGTACAGCATATCGCCGTAGCAACCGACAATATCGTGGAAACCGTGCTGACGCTGCGCGAGCGGGGGGTTGAATTTCTGACCGTCCCCGACACGTATTACGACAATCTGCTCGACCGCGTTGGGCAAATCGACGAAGAGATTGCTACGCTCCGTCCGCTTGGTGTGCTGGTCGACCGCGACGACGAGGGCTACCTCCTCCAGATATTTACCAAACCAATCTGCCCACGCCCGACGTTATTTTTCGAGATCATTCAGCGCAAAGGTGCCCGTTCGTTCGGAAAAGGCAATTTCAAAGCCCTCTTCGAAGCCATCGAGCGCGAACAGGCGTTACGAGGAACGTTATGA